The Pungitius pungitius chromosome 10, fPunPun2.1, whole genome shotgun sequence genome has a window encoding:
- the LOC119228789 gene encoding fer3-like protein, with protein sequence MEDMLFDFDQDGAKDFAFWGQMDQNFQFQSQLDNFLLDYSTAAGQLSPWSSLGSQSMFPDAQLTFTDLDVQSPGADVCTEGEGSSVDDPLEVSGHRARRAVTHHPYKVQRHAANIRERKRMLSINSAFEELRCHVPTFPYEKRLSKIDTLRLAIAYIALLREILVSGCDPKSYVDECMKSGYKNHTNAIWNTSDLTARLSWIKWD encoded by the exons ATGGAGGACATGCTTTTTGACTTTGACCAGGATGGCGCAAAGGATTTTGCATTTTGGGGACAAATGGACCAGAACTTCCAGTTTCAGAGCCAGCTGGACAACTTCCTGCTGGACTACAGCACAGCCGCCGGGCAGCTGTCCCCCTGGTCCTCCCTGGGGAGTCAGTCCATGTTCCCCGACGCGCAGCTGACCTTCACCGACCTCGACGTGCAGTCTCCGGGGGCGGACGTCTGCACGGAGGGAGAGGGCTCCTCCGTGGACGACCCCCTGGAGGTGAGCGGGCACAGGGCGCGGCGGGCGGTGACCCATCACCCCTACAAGGTGCAGCGGCACGCCGCCAACATCCGCGAGAGGAAGCGGATGCTGAGCATCAACTCGGCCTTCGAGGAGCTGCGCTGCCACGTGCCCACGTTCCCCTACGAGAAGCGTCTGTCCAAGATAGACACCCTGCGGCTGGCCATCGCCTACATCGCCCTGCTGAGGGAGATCCTCGTGTCGGGCTGCGACCCCAAGTCCTACGTGGACGAGTGCATGAAGAGCGGCTACAAGAATCACACCAACGCCATCTGGAACACAAGCG ACCTGACGGCCCGCCTCTCCTGGATAAAGTGGGATTAA